The region GAAACAGTTCAACTGCCATAGCGGGGTTCCATATTAGATCTTCTTGTACACCCATATCTTCACAGATAAGTTTTATCAGAACAGGTCTTATTCGCTTTCCAGCTGACAGCAAGCTGTATGCCATAGCCTGTTCAACCATGGTTGATTTATTTATCAATCGGGTCATCTTTTCATTCAATTTTTTCACAAAACCTTCATTATTCATCTTCTTCTCCCTCTTCATCTGGCTCATCCTTGAGCATTTCTCTGAACTTGTCTATATCCAGACTTTCGACAAATTTCTTGAATTCTTCATCAGAGCTGTCTTCGGGTATTTGCAAATCTATGGCATGCTCCTCAACTATTTCGTTGCTCACATATATTGGCACGCCTTTTTTAACGGCAAGTACGATTGAATCAGAAGGCCTCGCATCTATCTCAATTAATGCGTGCTCGTCAGATCCTTCCTCATCTTCTGTCTCAACAAATGTGAGATCTCTTATAACAAGTGTTGCGTGGTAAACATTATCTTTTACTGAGTGTATTATCGCTTTTTCAAGCCGGGCATCAAGTGCATCCAGTATATTTACTATCAAGTCATGCGTCAATGGCCTTGGAAATTCTAATCCTTCGAGATTTATTGCCAGGGCGTTTGCTTCACATGCACCAATCCAGATTGGCACCACCTTGTTTGTTCCTTCAATTCCAAGAATCACGACTGGTGAATTATGAGCTTTGTCAAGCACAAGAGCTTTAATCCAGGCTCTTCGCATGTCATATCACCTCCTGTTTCAATTTCTCTACCCCAGCACGCACAGTCTCTTCTATTGTTCTGGCGAGTTCTTCCTCATTAGGGAAATCCTCAGGATTAACTGGTGGGTGAATGAGCATTGCCACCCTGCCAGGGTTCAGGAAGAGGCTACGCCTGGGTACAAGAAATATTGTACCCCAAATCGAAATCGGTAGTATCTTCACATGTACCTTTTTCGCAATTTTAAATATTGCCGTTTTAAACTTTCCAACAGATCCGTCAACAGACCGGGTTCCTTCAGGAAAGATCAGCAACGACTTTCCAGAGGACAGAGTTTTGATCAATTCTTTGAGAATATGCGCACCTTCAGCAGGATTGCTTCTGTCCAGAAAATAACCACCCATATATTTCACGAACCAGTTCACGCCAGGAACTCTGGCAAGTTCTTTTTTTGCAACCATTGGCATTGGACCAACGTATCCAAGTATCAATGGAATATCCATCAAGCTTTGGTGATTTGCAACAACAAGGCAATTGGGCTGAATATTTTCTTCACCATGTACAATAACAGATGAAAACATCCATCTGAAGGAATTTTTTCCAAATAATTTTATCTGGCCATTGACAAACCTTCTTGAAACTTTTTCGCCAGCGAAGATTTTTATCAAGAATCCGGCAAACAAAACAATGCTGCCATAAACAAATACATACAGAACAGCCATTATAAGAAAATAGATTGTTACCAGAAGTTTTTTCATAAGATTACCCCACCTTTTAAAAGAGATTCAGAAAATCAAAGTGATTTTGCAACAGATTAATTTGCAAAATCTTCCCGTTTAGTATATCTCCTTTATTGCAAATAATCTTTGTCATTTCACTTACTTGAAGAGCTGCTGTTAAAACTACGGTGGGCGGGAAAATCTGTCTTTCCTTATCCTCCTCAACAGCTCCTCGATAAAGTTCTTTCAGCGTCGGTCCACCATTATACATCAATGTCGTCACTTGCCCGGAGAATTTGCCAACACCAGCATGAACAAGTGGAATAGATTTTCTCTGGCACAGATCATCCAGGATCAATTTGCTTTTAAATCCTTCGAGGCAATCTATAACAATATCAACAGCTGGTAATATGAATTTTTCATCCAAAGTTTTATCAATTGTAATCAGATTACATTCGGGATTTATCATTTTAAGCTTTTCTCCCGCTACTTTGACTTTGCTTTTCCCCAGATCGTTTCTATCGTAGAGGATCTGCCGATTTAAATCCGGCTCATCCACTATTCCATGATCTATCAAATAGATATTTTTCACGCCAATTCTAACTATTAAAGATAAAACTGTACAGCCAAGGCCACCAGCGCCGGCGACAAAAATAGTAGATTTAAAAAGCTTTTGCATGCAGTCTTTCAATAATTCAGAGTGCCGTTGAAACATCTCAACCACCGCTTACTGGAACGAAAATAACGAGTTCTCCATCTTGCAATGCATCTCGGTCAATGTCCAGCAGGTTTATCCCATTATGAAGTGCAATAACCCAGTTTTTCAGAAATTTTCCGTCATTTTCGACAACGAGATAGACACTCTCTCGTTTTTCATCTATGAGAAGATTCACATTCTTTTTGAGAGAGCTTGAGAGGTTTTTGAAGATTTCATCGAGTGATCTGCCGCATACCTCTATTTCTTTTATTCCAACAAGATTATCCACCATATTTCCAAAACGTATTTTCATGATTTCACCCCGCTTTATCTATTATACTTTTCATGGTGATGATATGAAAA is a window of Pseudothermotoga elfii DSM 9442 = NBRC 107921 DNA encoding:
- a CDS encoding HesA/MoeB/ThiF family protein produces the protein MFQRHSELLKDCMQKLFKSTIFVAGAGGLGCTVLSLIVRIGVKNIYLIDHGIVDEPDLNRQILYDRNDLGKSKVKVAGEKLKMINPECNLITIDKTLDEKFILPAVDIVIDCLEGFKSKLILDDLCQRKSIPLVHAGVGKFSGQVTTLMYNGGPTLKELYRGAVEEDKERQIFPPTVVLTAALQVSEMTKIICNKGDILNGKILQINLLQNHFDFLNLF
- a CDS encoding bifunctional nuclease family protein — encoded protein: MRRAWIKALVLDKAHNSPVVILGIEGTNKVVPIWIGACEANALAINLEGLEFPRPLTHDLIVNILDALDARLEKAIIHSVKDNVYHATLVIRDLTFVETEDEEGSDEHALIEIDARPSDSIVLAVKKGVPIYVSNEIVEEHAIDLQIPEDSSDEEFKKFVESLDIDKFREMLKDEPDEEGEEDE
- a CDS encoding lysophospholipid acyltransferase family protein; translation: MKKLLVTIYFLIMAVLYVFVYGSIVLFAGFLIKIFAGEKVSRRFVNGQIKLFGKNSFRWMFSSVIVHGEENIQPNCLVVANHQSLMDIPLILGYVGPMPMVAKKELARVPGVNWFVKYMGGYFLDRSNPAEGAHILKELIKTLSSGKSLLIFPEGTRSVDGSVGKFKTAIFKIAKKVHVKILPISIWGTIFLVPRRSLFLNPGRVAMLIHPPVNPEDFPNEEELARTIEETVRAGVEKLKQEVI